A genomic segment from Nicotiana tabacum cultivar K326 chromosome 7, ASM71507v2, whole genome shotgun sequence encodes:
- the LOC107801594 gene encoding G-type lectin S-receptor-like serine/threonine-protein kinase SD2-5, with amino-acid sequence MLVKQRLYFPVLVIIYLQLLSSRFASSQISWYLNASRLNSTAGLPTSWINKPFSLADSTFGLSVLTPILVSGTDGTKCHLFAFHCNVESTECFLGILFAFKNIPASEDKYYMDSRLVWSANRNHPVKPNATLQLGQDGNLVLADSDGALVWSTNTNGKSVSGLNLTETGNLVLFDNTNRTIWQSFEHPTDSMLPGQSLVSGQKLIASISATNQSQGLLSSTILNGSLVTYVDSDPPQFYYASPLPDISYFNFDGQTLTALQYPPTSPAQFIKLGPDGHLRVYQWEMKVFDWKDVYDLLTPYAGNCGYPMVCGKYSICTNNGQCTCPPERNFFRPFFERKQDLGCSQLTSIYCNSSQYHSFVELRNTTYFAFEFNHELTSSISPLKGKKLEDCKRACLSICSCKAAVFKYDSDGAQRGSCLLLNEVLSLIDNEGELDTRVFLKVQNSSKSQDSSKAQNQPPIISGGKKPIPLRVIIGSTLAAFFGIILSISTCFVLFRKRTHESSKAGDLLDLEPILPGILARFPYNELKIITEDFSSKLGEGGFGSVYEGTLSNGTKIAVKHLDGVGHVMESFLTEVKIVGGIHHINLVKLIGFCAEKSHRLLIYEHMVNGSLDRWISHKNPENGLSWRTRRRIISDIAKGLAYLHEDCSQKIIHLDIKPQNILLDQNFNAKISDFGLSKLIEKDKSNVVTRMRGTPGYLAPEWLRSVITEKVDVYAFGIVLLEVLCGRKNLDLSQADDDVHLLSVFERKAEEELLMDMVDKTNEDMQRHKEEVTEMMSIAAWCLQGDYTKRPSMTLVVKALEGLVSVETNLDYNFTNVPQVGAGKQQREATISSILPSILSGPR; translated from the coding sequence ATGTTGGTGAAGCAGAGATTGTATTTTCCTGTACTAGTCATCATTTATCTCCAACTTTTGTCATCCAGATTTGCCTCATCCCAGATTTCGTGGTACCTAAATGCCAGTCGTTTGAATTCTACAGCAGGACTTCCCACTTCCTGGATCAACAAGCCGTTTTCGTTGGCTGATTCCACCTTCGGCTTATCTGTCTTGACACCCATCCTTGTGAGTGGAACTGATGGCACTAAGTGCCACCTCTTTGCCTTCCACTGCAATGTCGAAAGCACCGAATGCTTTCTTGGTATCCTTTTTGCATTCAAGAACATCCCTGCTAGCGAAGACAAATATTATATGGATTCCCGGTTAGTTTGGTCTGCTAACCGAAACCATCCTGTCAAACCCAATGCAACCTTACAACTAGGCCAAGATGGTAACTTGGTCTTGGCAGACTCTGATGGCGCTCTTGTTTGGTCTACAAATACAAATGGGAAATCGGTTTCAGGCTTAAACTTGACAGAAACGGGGAATCTCGTGCTCTTTGATAATACCAATCGCACAATTTGGCAATCTTTTGAGCATCCTACGGATTCTATGCTCCCGGGGCAGAGTCtggtttctgggcagaagctcATAGCAAGCATTTCAGCAACCAATCAGAGTCAAGGTTTGCTATCGTCAACTATCCTCAATGGAAGCCTTGTCACTTATGTAGATTCTGACCCACCTCAGTTTTACTATGCTTCACCTCTTCCGGATATTTCTTATTTCAATTTTGATGGTCAAACCCTTACTGCTCTGCAATACCCTCCTACATCACCAGCTCAGTTCATAAAGCTTGGGCCTGATGGACATTTACGGGTTTACCAATGGGAGATGAAAGTATTTGATTGGAAAGACGTATATGATCTTTTGACGCCATATGCAGGGAACTGTGGGTACCCAATGGTGTGTGGAAAATATAGCATTTGCACAAATAACGGGCAATGTACTTGTCCGCCAGAAAGAAATTTCTTCAGGCCATTTTTTGAGAGGAAACAAGATCTTGGATGTTCACAGCTGACATCCATTTACTGCAACTCCTCGCAGTATCATAGTTTCGTAGAGCTCAGGAATACCACATATTTTGCATTTGAGTTCAATCATGAACTAACTTCTAGCATATCACCGCTTAAGGGGAAAAAGTTGGAAGATTGCAAAAGGGCCTGCCTTAGCATCTGTTCCTGCAAAGCTGCTGTTTTCAAATATGATTCAGATGGGGCTCAACGAGGGAGCTGTTTGTTACTGAATGAAGTCTTATCTCTCATAGACAACGAGGGTGAACTGGACACGAGAGTATTTCTTAAGGTGCAGAATTCCTCAAAGTCACAGGATTCCTCTAAGGCACAGAATCAGCCTCCAATTATTTCTGGAGGAAAAAAACCAATACCCCTCCGAGTGATAATAGGATCTACTCTTGCAGCTTTCTTTGGGATAATTTTAAGTATCAGTACATGCTTTGTTCTTTTCAGAAAGAGGACACATGAGTCCAGCAAGGCTGGGGATCTTCTGGATCTAGAGCCAATCTTACCGGGAATACTAGCTCGGTTCCCTTACAATGAGTTGAAAATAATAACAGAAGATTTCAGTTCAAAGCTAGGGGAAGGAGGATTTGGCTCTGTGTATGAAGGAACACTGAGTAATGGCACCAAAATAGCTGTGAAGCATCTGGATGGTGTAGGTCATGTGATGGAATCATTCTTAACAGAAGTAAAAATAGTCGGTGGAATTCACCACATCAATTTGGTGAAACTCATTGGATTTTGTGCTGAAAAGAGCCACAGGCTTCTGATCTATGAGCACATGGTAAATGGATCACTAGATAGATGGATTTCTcataaaaatccagaaaatggGCTTTCATGGCGTACAAGGAGAAGGATAATATCAGATATTGCCAAAGGATTAGCTTATTTACATGAAGATTGCAGCCAGAAGATAATTCATTTGGACATCAAACCACAAAACATCCTTCTAGATCAAAATTTCAATGCTAAGATCTCTGATTTTGGGTTGTCGAAACTGATTGAGAAAGACAAAAGCAATGTTGTAACTAGAATGAGAGGAACACCAGGGTATTTAGCCCCTGAATGGCTGAGGTCAGTAATCACTGAGAAAGTAGACGTGTATGCCTTTGGTATTGTGCTCTTGGAAGTTCTCTGTGGACGAAAGAATTTAGATTTGTCCCAGGCTGATGATGATGTCCATTTGCTAagtgtttttgaaagaaaagctgaagaagaactgCTCATGGACATGGTTGACAAAACCAATGAGGATATGCAGCGCCATAAAGAAGAAGTGACAGAAATGATGAGCATTGCTGCGTGGTGTCTACAGGGAGATTACACCAAGAGGCCTTCCATGACATTGGTGGTTAAGGCGCTGGAAGGTTTGGTGTCTGTTGAAACCAACTTGGATTACAATTTCACAAACGTACCTCAGGTTGGGGCAGGCAAACAACAGAGGGAAGCCACTATCAGTTCAATATTGCCTTCAATTTTATCCGGACCAAGGTGA
- the LOC142161982 gene encoding uncharacterized protein LOC142161982 — MNLVAWNVRGFNKAYKQKEFKLFLKNNSICVIAVLEHRVKEHNATKIISKYGRRWDIYGLHTIDDRRRLWAELRSLYHTQQGPWAVMGDFNTILSTEDRQGGSPVIILDQNFSDHSPLCIKMEGNVLIGSKIFRFFNCIADHEDFLRVVRDAWHINSRGYPMNIVWQKLRCAKTGLKKLNIQEREIKQQLKKWDNIEESIFRQKSRVQWLQLGDSNTAFFFANMKNKIKSLINSNGILIQGQDEINAEITNYYKGFLGAATNQLPAINPLVMREGKILERHHQLLLIAPITRNEVSQALKDIDDIKAPRCDGYNWVMVCIKTVYYTIIINGVPVAPFKARKGLRQGDPLSPFLFILAMEYLKRQLGTLKRKLDFNFHPKCARMSITHLGFADDLLLFYTGDFVSVQMLYNCFQIFSQASGLVANVEKSPFILEECVKMIRMLSCRPLVLQKESYLLGI; from the exons ATGAATCTGGTAGCCTGGAATGTTAGAGGCTTCAACAAGGCCTATAAGCAAAAAGAGTTCAAGTTGTTTCTAAAGAATAATAGTATATGTGTAATTGCAGTGCTTGAGCATAGAGTTAAAGAGCACAATGCAACAAAAATTATTAGCAAGTATGGTAGACGTTGGG ATATTTACGGCTTGCATACCATAGATGATAGGAGAAGGCTATGGGCTGAGCTGAGGTCCCTATATCACACTCAACAGGGACCCTGGGCAGTTATGGGTGATTTTAACACTATTCTGTCAACTGAGGATAGACAAGGTGGTAGTCCA GTCATTATTTTGGATCAAAACTTTTCTGACCATTCACCATTATGTATTAAAATGGAGGGCAATGTCTTAATAGGATCAAAGATATTTAGATTTTTCAATTGCATTGCTGATCATGAGGACTTCCTAAGAGTTGTGCGTGATGCTTGGCACATAAATTCAAGAGGATATCCTATGAACATTGTTTGGCAGAAATTGAGATGTGCTAAGACAGGCCTGAAGAAGCTGAATATTCAG GAAAGGGAGATAAAGCAACAACTGAAAAAATGGGACAACATTGAGGAAAGTATATTTAGGCAGAAGTCAAGAGTACAATGGTTACAACTTGGGGACTCTAACACTGCTTTTTTCTTTGCAAacatgaagaacaaaataaagagtTTGATAAATTCAAATGGAATTTTGATACAAGGGCAGGATGAGATTAATGCTGAAATAACCAATTACTACAAAGGTTTTCTTGGAGCCGCAACTAATCAATTGCCAGCCATAAACCCTCTAGTTATGAGGGAAGGAAAGATACTAGAAAGGCACCACCAACTTCTACTAATTGCTCCTATTACCAGAAATGAAGTAAGTCAGGCTCTTAAAGATATCGATGATATCAAGGCACCAAGATGTGACGGGTATAAT TGGGTCATGGTTTGTATTAAAACAGTTTATTATACCATTATCATTAATGGTGTTCCTGTTGCTCCATTTAAAGCAAGGAAAGGATTAAGACAAGGGGATCCTTTGTCTCcctttctctttattttagcCATGGAGTATTTGAAGAGGCAGCTGGGGACTTTGAAGAGGAAGCTTGATTTTAACTTTCATCCCAAATGTGCTAGAATGAGCATTACTCACCTTGGTTTTGCCGATGATCTCCTGTTATTCTATACGGGTGATTTTGTCTCTGTTCAAATGTTGTATAATTGCTTTCAAATATTCTCTCAAGCTTCAGGGTTGGTTGCAAATGTTGAAAAATCTCCATTTATTTTGGAGGAGTGTGTAAAGATGATCAGAATGCTATCTTGTAGGCCCTTGGTTTTACAAAAGGAGAGTTACCTTTTAGGTATCTAG